A genomic window from Bacteroidota bacterium includes:
- a CDS encoding YtxH domain-containing protein, translating to MATDGRALGRLLIAAAAFLGGLAVGLLFAPRSGAETRRILGAKAREAGQWAGEKVGHLRQEAVARIREGLARVEAELEHLRERVLPDLGESVERASDSDLLSDLSQMPK from the coding sequence ATGGCGACCGACGGGCGCGCGCTGGGGCGGCTGCTTATCGCAGCGGCCGCTTTTTTAGGCGGTTTAGCTGTGGGCCTGCTTTTCGCTCCGCGATCCGGAGCCGAGACCCGGCGCATCCTGGGAGCAAAGGCCCGCGAGGCAGGCCAGTGGGCCGGAGAAAAGGTTGGACATCTGCGGCAGGAGGCCGTAGCCCGTATCCGAGAGGGGTTGGCTAGAGTCGAGGCGGAACTGGAGCATCTGCGGGAGCGCGTGCTGCCGGATTTGGGTGAGTCTGTGGAGCGGGCATCCGATAGCGATCTGCTCAGCGACCTGTCGCAGATGCCCAAATAA
- a CDS encoding Hsp20/alpha crystallin family protein, translating to MVKGLPVRDWDQLQERLQRTLEEWFPAFWASARGTLSPALDLVEREDAYIVRVELPGVRKEEIRVMLKDNVLTIQGEKRQQSEQKGETHHRIERLYGSFSRSLTLPEEVDASAVTAKLEHGVLEIMLPKLRPGVAPKEVPIQ from the coding sequence ATGGTAAAGGGGCTTCCGGTACGCGATTGGGATCAGCTTCAGGAGCGCCTGCAGCGAACCCTGGAGGAATGGTTCCCGGCTTTTTGGGCATCTGCTCGGGGCACGCTCAGCCCCGCCTTGGATTTGGTGGAGCGCGAGGACGCGTACATAGTCCGGGTTGAGCTGCCCGGAGTGCGCAAGGAGGAGATCCGGGTCATGCTCAAGGACAACGTGCTTACCATCCAGGGTGAAAAGCGCCAGCAGAGCGAGCAAAAGGGGGAGACGCACCACCGCATTGAGCGTCTGTATGGGTCCTTTTCTCGTTCCCTAACGCTGCCGGAAGAGGTGGATGCATCAGCCGTTACGGCTAAGTTAGAGCATGGTGTGTTGGAAATCATGCTGCCGAAGTTACGGCCTGGTGTTGCACCCAAGGAGGTGCCGATTCAATAA
- the pgsA gene encoding CDP-diacylglycerol--glycerol-3-phosphate 3-phosphatidyltransferase translates to MRNVPNILSLSRLVMSPVFVCLLLLPGFASRLLALLVFLVAALTDWIDGRIARAYRARSRLGQFLDPLADKILTLSALLCLPFVYPGRFPWWAVALLVGRDLWMTALRLWGEHRSQPIRTSELARWKTALQMLFLGYVLTWLALYEHPAWRETARFWLQHELTSWGLAALVGLSLWTALDYSWAWFREATAR, encoded by the coding sequence GTGCGCAACGTACCCAACATACTCTCCCTGTCGCGCCTGGTAATGAGCCCGGTCTTCGTCTGCCTGCTGTTGCTTCCGGGGTTTGCGTCGCGGTTGCTGGCGCTTCTGGTGTTTCTGGTGGCCGCGCTCACGGATTGGATCGACGGACGGATCGCGCGCGCCTACCGGGCCCGCTCTCGGCTAGGTCAGTTCTTGGATCCGCTGGCCGACAAAATCCTCACCCTCAGCGCCCTGCTGTGTCTGCCTTTCGTGTATCCGGGCCGCTTTCCCTGGTGGGCAGTCGCTCTGCTTGTTGGACGGGACCTATGGATGACGGCCCTGCGGCTGTGGGGGGAACACCGCAGCCAACCGATCCGCACCTCGGAGCTGGCACGCTGGAAAACGGCCCTGCAGATGCTCTTTTTGGGCTACGTGCTCACCTGGCTAGCCCTTTACGAACACCCCGCATGGCGGGAGACAGCGCGCTTCTGGTTACAGCATGAGCTAACCAGTTGGGGGCTTGCGGCGCTGGTGGGCCTGAGCCTCTGGACGGCTCTGGACTATAGCTGGGCGTGGTTTCGAGAGGCCACAGCGAGGTGA
- a CDS encoding phosphatidylglycerophosphatase A, which yields MNPTPPVWARLLSTGFGIGLFPYGPGTLASLTWTLLYAVSGLAQLPLWGQLLGIAGLFGLALQASQHMQRRYGPDPPRVVVDEWIGQWLALLPARAEWPFYALAFGLFRALDILKPGPIQSLQRLPGAWGLLLDDVAAGLGAALGVELGALIWASATGR from the coding sequence GTGAACCCTACACCACCCGTTTGGGCTCGGCTCCTGTCGACGGGTTTCGGTATAGGCCTTTTCCCTTATGGACCCGGGACCCTGGCTAGCCTGACCTGGACCCTGCTGTATGCCGTCTCCGGCCTTGCTCAGCTGCCGCTCTGGGGGCAGCTGCTCGGCATAGCCGGACTCTTCGGGCTCGCGCTGCAGGCAAGCCAACACATGCAGCGGCGATACGGGCCCGACCCTCCGCGGGTGGTCGTAGACGAATGGATAGGCCAGTGGCTCGCCCTGCTACCGGCACGAGCAGAATGGCCCTTTTACGCTTTGGCCTTTGGGCTTTTCCGAGCCCTGGACATACTAAAACCCGGCCCCATCCAAAGCCTGCAGCGCTTACCCGGCGCATGGGGCCTGCTGCTGGATGATGTGGCGGCGGGGCTGGGAGCCGCCCTGGGGGTGGAGTTAGGCGCCCTTATTTGGGCATCTGCGACAGGTCGCTGA